CACTCGCAAGGGTAGAGTGCCAAACAGGTTGTTTTACAGACAGTTGTTCACCCGCGACGACGGCTGGGCTGGATTCCACAACCGGCATCATTCACAGTCCATACATATCCACATGGAGGAAAATCGTGGCGAACGTCAACATCAAGCCGCTTGAGGACCGTATCCTGGTTCAAATCAAGGAAGCTGAAACCACCACCGCATCTGGGTTGGTGATCCCTGATTCTGCTAAGGAGAAGCCGCAAGAGGCCTCTGTTATTGCTGTGGGCCCAGGCCGTTTTGATGAGAAGGGTGATCGTATTCCGCTCGACGTCAAAGAAGGTGACACTGTGATCTTCTCCAAGTATGGCGGAACCGAGATTAAGTACAACGGGCAGGATTACCTCATTCTTTCTGCTCGTGACATCTTGGCCATCGTCGAAAGCTAAAGGGGGTACGCCTCTATGCCAAAGCTGATCGCTTTTGATCAGGAAGCCCGTGAGCATCTGCTGCGTGGCGTTGACACCCTTGCGGATGCCGTCAAAGTTACCTTAGGGCCACGGGGTCGAAACGTGGTGTTGGATAAGTCCTTTGGTGGCCCGACGGTTACCAATGACGGCGTGACCATTGCCCGCGATATTGACCTAGATGAACCTTTTGAGAACCTGGGCGCTCAGCTGGTGAAGTCTGTTGCCGTCAAGACCAATGACATTGCCGGTGACGGAACCACTACCGCGACGTTATTAGCTCAGGCACTCATCCAAGAAGGGTTGCGGAATGTCGCTGCTGGAGCTAACCCCATCGAATTGAACCGGGGTATTGAGGCCGCTGCAGAAAAAGTTG
This genomic interval from Corynebacterium poyangense contains the following:
- the groES gene encoding co-chaperone GroES; the encoded protein is MANVNIKPLEDRILVQIKEAETTTASGLVIPDSAKEKPQEASVIAVGPGRFDEKGDRIPLDVKEGDTVIFSKYGGTEIKYNGQDYLILSARDILAIVES